In Leclercia sp. LSNIH1, the genomic stretch CGCCGTCGCTTCTTGCAGATGGGCGCCGTAGCCGGTGCCGCCGCCTCTTTCCCGTTCCTGCTCAAGCCTGAAAGCGCCCTTGCGGCGGTTTCACAGCCTTCCGCTCTGAGCAAGGCGGTTTCGCTCGGCTTTACCAGCATTCCGGTCTCCACCGACGACACGGTGAGGGTGCCGGAGGGCTACATCGCCCGGCCTTTCTACCGCTGGGGCGACGCCACCGGCATCAAGGGTGCCATGCCGGCGTTCAAATTTGACGCCAGTAACACCACCGACGAGCAGGCGGCCCAGGCGGGCATGCACCATGACGGTATGGCGTGGTTTAGCCTGCCGCAGGGGGAGGAGAATCCCGGCCACGGCCTGCTGGCGATGAACCATGAGTATATCGACAACGGCATGCTCTTTACCGACGGCACCGCCAACTGGAGCCTGGACAAAGCGCGTAAAGGCCAGAACGCGATGGGCGTGTCGGTTATCGAAGTGAAAAAGAACGGCAGTGACTGGGAAGTGGTGCGTCCTTCCAGCTTCGCCCGCCGCATCACGGTCAACACCCCGATGCAGATCACCGGCCCGGCGCGTCAGCAGGAGTTAATGAAAACCGCCGCCGATCCGCAGGGCGAGCGGGTGCTCGGTACCATGCAGAACTGCGCCAACGGCCACACGCCGTGGGGAACTTATCTCACCTGCGAAGAGAACTGGTCAGATATTTTTGTTAAGAAAGGCGAGCGGAACGCGCTGGAGAAGCGCTACGGCATCAGCGACAGCGATGAGTCCTACCGCTGGAGCGAAGTGGACGACCGCTTCAACGTGGATAAAACCCCGAACGAGCCGAACCGCTTTGGCTGGGTGGTCGAGATCGACCCTTATAACCCGGATTCGACGCCGCGCAAGCACACCGCGCTGGGGCGCTTCAAACATGAAGGCGCCGCGGTCACCCTGGCCGCCGATAAGCGCGTAGTCACCTACATGGGCGACGACCAGAAGTTTGAGTACATCTACAAATTTGTCTCCGACAATAAATATAACCCGGCGGATCGCGACGCCAACATGCAGCTACTGACCACCGGCACGCTCTACGTCGCCCGCTTCAACGACGACGGCTCCGGCGAATGGCTGCCGCTGGTTTTCGGCCAGAACGGGCTGGATAAGAGCAAAGGCTTCGAAAGCCAGGGCGATCTGCTGATCAAAACCCGTCTGGCGGCCGACGCGGTGGGCGCGACCAAAATGGACAGGCCGGAGTGGATCGCGGTCGATCCCCACAGCAGCGGCAGCGTCTACTGCACCCTGACCAATAACAGCGATCGCGGTAAAGAGGGCAAAGCGCCGGTGGACGCGGCCAACCCGCGGGCCAATAACACCTTCGGTCACATCATGCACTGGCTCGAAGAGGGGAGCGATCCCGCGGCCCTGCGTTTCAAATGGGATATTCTGGTGCTGGCCGGACGCACGGAGACGACGGATGAAAAGGCGAAGGGCAGCATGAAGGGGGCCGAATTCGGCAGCCCGGACGGCCTGTCGTTTGACCATCAGGGCGTGCTCTGGATCCAGACTGACGTCTCCTCCAGCACCATTAACAAGAAAGCCTACGAGGGGATGGGCAATAACCAGATGGTGGCGACCATTCCGGGCACCAACGAGTATCGCCGCTTCCTGACGGGCCCGCGCGGCTGCGAAATTACCGGCATCGCCTTCACGCCGGATAACCGCACGCTGTTTATCAATATTCAGCATCCGGGTGAGGGCGGGGACGACATTACCGACCCGGCAAACCCGCGCGCCGTCTCCAACTGGCCGGACAACAACCCGAACGGACGTCCCCGGGCGTCAACGGTCGTCATCACCAAAGCGGACGGCGGCCTGATCGGTTCGTGATCCCCTCCCGCCGGGCAGCAGCCGTTGCCCGGCGTTTAACTTGCTCCCGTCTGCCTGAAGTGTTAAAAGGTGCCCCTTCCTCAAAAAGAGACAGGGCCAGGCCGTGAGAAACGCCTCATCCGCTTCAGACAAAAGTGCTGCTGAAGCCGCGTCGGAACAGACACCGACGCTCCATCGTGGTTTACAAAATCGACATATTCAACTTATCGCTCTCGGTGGCGCTATCGGCACCGGACTGTTCCTCGGTATCGGGCCCGCGATTCAGATGGCCGGCCCCGCCGTGCTGCTGGGCTATGCCATTGCAGGCATGATCGCCTTTCTGATCATGCGCCAGCTCGGTGAGATGGTGGTTGAAGAGCCGGTCTCCGGCTCCTTTGCCCATTTCGCCTACAAATACTGGGGCCCTTTTGCGGGCTTCCTGTCGGGCTGGAACTACTGGGTGATGTTCGTGCTGGTGGGCATGGCGGAGCTGACCGCCGCGGGCATCTATATGCAGTACTGGCTCCCGGACATACCCACCTGGGTCTGGGCCGCGGCGTTCTTCATCATCATTAACGCCGTCAACCTCGTGAATGTGCGCCTGTACGGTGAGACGGAGTTCTGGTTTGCCCTGATCAAGGTGCTGGCGATTATCGGCATGATCGGCTTTGGTCTGTGGATGCTCTTCTCCGGGCACGGCGGCGAGCGGGCGACTATCGACAACCTGTGGCAGCACGGCGGCTTCCTCGCCACCGGCTGGAAAGGACTGATACTGTCCCTGGCGGTGATCATGTTCTCCTTTGGCGGACTGGAGCTTATCGGCATTACCGCCGCCGAAGCCCGCGATCCGCACAAGAGCATCCCGAAAGCGGTCAACCAGGTGGTCTACCGTATTTTGCTGTTCTATATTGGCTCGCTGGTCGTCCTGCTGGCGCTCTACCCGTGGGTGGAGGTGAAGTCGGACAGCAGCCCGTTCGTGATGATTTTCCACGATCTGAACAGCAACCTGGTGGCATCGGCACTTAACTTCGTGATTCTGGTGGCCTCGCTGTCGGTCTATAACAGCGGCGTTTACTCCAACAGCCGGATGCTGTTTGGCCTCTCCGTGCAGGGCAACGCCCCGAAATTTTTAACCCGCGTCAGCCGTCGAGGCGTGCCGGTTAACTCGCTGCTGCTCTCCGGGGGCATTACCTCCCTGGTGGTGCTGATCAACTATCTGCTGCCGCACGAAGCCTTTGGCCTGCTGATGGCGCTGGTGGTGGCAACGCTGCTGCTGAACTGGATCATGATCTGTCTTGCCCACCTGCGTTTTCGCGCGGCGATGCGCCGCAAAGGGCGCGAGACGCAGTTCAAAGCGCTGCTCTACCCGGCGGGTAACTACCTCTGTATCGCTTTCCTGGCGATGATCCTGGTGCTGATGTGCACCATGGATGGCATGCGCACCTCGGCGATCCTGCTCCCGGTGTGGATTGTCTTCCTGTTTGCGGCGTTTAAACTCTCCCGCAAAAAGTAGTGCGGTTTCTGCCCGGCGGCGCTGCGCTTGCCGGGCAGAAATAATCAAATGTGGAATGCGACCCGCTTGCCGGTAGGCAGTATGACATCAATACTCACTTCGCCACCTAAAGCTGTAACGTAGCGTTTCAGGGTAGAAAGGCGTGGATCATTATCCGGCTGCTCTATTTTCGCAACAGTAGGTTGTTTAACGCCCATCGCGGCGGCAAGCTCTGTTTGCGACATATTGAGCTCTTCACGCAGTTGGTTGAGCGCAACAATAATGCGTAATTCTTCAACCTTAGCGGCTATCCGCTCCTGGCTTTCTTCACTCTGCTGGGCCATCAGTTCTTTTAACGTTGCCATTTGGCCTCCTTACTCGCCAGATATTTGCTGAACTCAGCGTCAGCTATGTTAATCATACGTTTATAGAAACGCTTATCACCCGCGCCTGTCTTGTTGCCAGCGCATAAAATAATGGCCTGACGCCCGGGATCAAAGGCAAAAAAAGCGCGAATCGGATCGCCTGCATGCTGAATGCGTAGCTCTTTCATATTGGTGTATTGCGATGCCTTAACGGTATCAACCCATGGTCGCCCCAGTTGAGGGCCATACTCAGAAAGAATATGCAACGCTGCCAGGACATCTTCTTTCAGGTCTTGTTTCTGATGGTGAAACCATTCGTCAAACATATCCGTTGTTTCGACTTCCCACATAG encodes the following:
- a CDS encoding type II toxin-antitoxin system RelE/ParE family toxin; the protein is MWEVETTDMFDEWFHHQKQDLKEDVLAALHILSEYGPQLGRPWVDTVKASQYTNMKELRIQHAGDPIRAFFAFDPGRQAIILCAGNKTGAGDKRFYKRMINIADAEFSKYLASKEAKWQR
- the pheP gene encoding phenylalanine transporter; this translates as MRNASSASDKSAAEAASEQTPTLHRGLQNRHIQLIALGGAIGTGLFLGIGPAIQMAGPAVLLGYAIAGMIAFLIMRQLGEMVVEEPVSGSFAHFAYKYWGPFAGFLSGWNYWVMFVLVGMAELTAAGIYMQYWLPDIPTWVWAAAFFIIINAVNLVNVRLYGETEFWFALIKVLAIIGMIGFGLWMLFSGHGGERATIDNLWQHGGFLATGWKGLILSLAVIMFSFGGLELIGITAAEARDPHKSIPKAVNQVVYRILLFYIGSLVVLLALYPWVEVKSDSSPFVMIFHDLNSNLVASALNFVILVASLSVYNSGVYSNSRMLFGLSVQGNAPKFLTRVSRRGVPVNSLLLSGGITSLVVLINYLLPHEAFGLLMALVVATLLLNWIMICLAHLRFRAAMRRKGRETQFKALLYPAGNYLCIAFLAMILVLMCTMDGMRTSAILLPVWIVFLFAAFKLSRKK
- a CDS encoding helix-turn-helix domain-containing protein — protein: MATLKELMAQQSEESQERIAAKVEELRIIVALNQLREELNMSQTELAAAMGVKQPTVAKIEQPDNDPRLSTLKRYVTALGGEVSIDVILPTGKRVAFHI
- a CDS encoding PhoX family protein, whose amino-acid sequence is MGKPLKSVFKKEHRDDVSNPSANPVFSSVAEMFLSRRRFLQMGAVAGAAASFPFLLKPESALAAVSQPSALSKAVSLGFTSIPVSTDDTVRVPEGYIARPFYRWGDATGIKGAMPAFKFDASNTTDEQAAQAGMHHDGMAWFSLPQGEENPGHGLLAMNHEYIDNGMLFTDGTANWSLDKARKGQNAMGVSVIEVKKNGSDWEVVRPSSFARRITVNTPMQITGPARQQELMKTAADPQGERVLGTMQNCANGHTPWGTYLTCEENWSDIFVKKGERNALEKRYGISDSDESYRWSEVDDRFNVDKTPNEPNRFGWVVEIDPYNPDSTPRKHTALGRFKHEGAAVTLAADKRVVTYMGDDQKFEYIYKFVSDNKYNPADRDANMQLLTTGTLYVARFNDDGSGEWLPLVFGQNGLDKSKGFESQGDLLIKTRLAADAVGATKMDRPEWIAVDPHSSGSVYCTLTNNSDRGKEGKAPVDAANPRANNTFGHIMHWLEEGSDPAALRFKWDILVLAGRTETTDEKAKGSMKGAEFGSPDGLSFDHQGVLWIQTDVSSSTINKKAYEGMGNNQMVATIPGTNEYRRFLTGPRGCEITGIAFTPDNRTLFINIQHPGEGGDDITDPANPRAVSNWPDNNPNGRPRASTVVITKADGGLIGS